A window from Fragaria vesca subsp. vesca linkage group LG5, FraVesHawaii_1.0, whole genome shotgun sequence encodes these proteins:
- the LOC101297842 gene encoding E3 ubiquitin-protein ligase RING1-like, with protein MGVPELVQLPIIEQIFKKVVDVAVPKLHIMHMVAILDITYVDSGGLFPAIKPAIRRLERVRLDSLDEATITRTPSCVICLKDLDLQHMVIRLPCSHVCHVDCIVTWLETSHFCPVCRYSMPFDIRDYIDQGASPIISISEGTSSGKGANSSIPEGSGQRANSSTSEGSHDVVCARLEAATENPAIDVI; from the exons ATGGGTGTCCCTGAACTTGTGCAACTACCTATTATTGAACAAATATTTAAGAAGGTCGTTGATGTGGCCGTCCCCAAGCTGCATATTATGCATATGGTTGCCATTTTGGACATCACCTATGTGGACAGCGGCGGACTTTTTCCCGCAATTAAACCAGCAATTCGGCGTTTGGAGAGAGTGAGACTTGATAGTTTGGATGAAGCTACTATTACACGGACGCCTTCATGTGTTATTTGCTTGAAGGACCTGGATCTACAACATATGGTTATTCGACTACCTTGCTCGCACGTTTGTCATGTGGATTGCATTGTTACTTGGCTGGAGACGAGTCACTTTTGCCCAGTGTGCCGATATTCAATGCCGTTTGACATCCGAGACTACATAGACCAAGGTGCAAGCCCTATAATATCGATATCCGAGGGCACAAGCTCAGGCAAAGGTGCAAACTCTTCAATACCCGAGGGCTCAGGCCAACGTGCAAACTCTTCAACATCCGAGGGCTCG CATGACGTCGTCTGTGCTCGGCTGGAGGCGGCGACCGAGAATCCTGCTATAGATGTAATTTGA
- the LOC101298134 gene encoding E3 ubiquitin-protein ligase SDIR1-like, giving the protein MMSKELGYIQFDVWKIIDGTHHVNQLDFTFDHSVVKPLSHGTMLTRDLRTMLSMIGVPEDRQPGVVDQILKVLQVSVPMLPIDVSILEQIYNVFPPVSPAARLEPDVKLATESLIEGLAKVSLEEPPESPCTICFDGLAYQLIARMPCSHRFHANCIVRWLIINHLCPLCRYPMRIKKQGQV; this is encoded by the coding sequence ATGATGTCAAAAGAGTTGGGTTATATCCAATTCGACGTGTGGAAGATTATCGATGGCACGCACCATGTAAACCAATTAGACTTTACGTTTGATCACTCTGTTGTGAAGCCACTGTCCCACGGGACGATGCTTACAAGAGACCTGCGTACGATGCTTTCGATGATTGGTGTCCCAGAAGATCGACAGCCTGGTGTTGTAGACCAAATATTGAAGGTGCTTCAAGTATCCGTGCCCATGCTGCCTATTGATGTCAGCATACTGGAGCAGATCTATAATGTATTTCCGCCAGTTTCACCGGCGGCTAGGCTGGAACCGGACGTCAAACTGGCGACGGAATCATTGATTGAGGGTCTGGCGAAAGTGAGTTTGGAAGAGCCACCTGAGTCACCGTGTACTATTTGTTTCGACGGCCTCGCATATCAACTCATTGCTCGTATGCCTTGCTCACACCGTTTTCATGCAAATTGCATCGTCCGGTGGCTGATCATAAATCACTTATGTCCCTTGTGCCGATATCCAATGCGAATCAAAAAGCAAGGCCAGGTTTAA
- the LOC101307785 gene encoding LRR receptor-like serine/threonine-protein kinase GSO1-like, which translates to MHFVMGGVAMSHFILFLAILHSILAVAPGDNSRDSNLLLRIKSELVDPSGVLNNWSPTAHICTWNGLECSNDQMHIISLNLSGSGLSGPIPHELWNLTSIQTLDLSSNSFIGSLPPELGQLQNLEALLLYSNFLSGEIPEEIGALKNMRVLRVGDNFISGEIPPSIGNLTELRVLALAYCQLNGSIPVEIGKLKHLQSLDLQNNSLSGLIPEEIRGCKELVNFAASNNKLEGDIPLLGSLESLQILNLANNSLSGSIPTALSQLRNLKYLNLLGNRLSGAIPSELNQLVQLEMLDFSMNNLSGSIQLLSTQLKNLAALVLSDNALTGNIPSNFCLSSSSNLRQLLLARNKLSGQFPLAVLSCSSLQQLDLSENHFVGELPTSLDKLGNLTDLVLNNNNFTGTLLPEIGNLSSLENLFLFDNMITGGIPVEIGKLQRLKAIYLYDNQMSGPIPSELTNCSSLTAIDFFGNHFSGSIPATIGKLKNLVVLQLRQNDLSGPIPPSLGYCRSLQLLALADNKLSGTLPPTFRFISQLSTITLYNNSFQGPLPQSLFLLKNLKKINFSHNRFSGTIFPLSGSSYLTAMDLTNNSFSGSIPSRLSMCRNLTRLRLAHNQLTGTLPSEFGQLTQLNFLDLSFNNFTDEIPPQLSSCKELEHFLVNNNQFTGAIPPWLGSLQELGELDFSCNNFHGTVPANLGNCSKLLKLSLHDNSLSSTIPEEIGNLSSLNVLNLQKNNFTGSIPSTIQNCKKLYELRLSENLLSGLIPYELGELTELQVILDLSRNLFSGEIPSSLGNLMKLEELNLSFNQLQGKVPTSLGKLTSLHMLNLSNNHLEGQIPSTFSGFPRSSFLGNDQKLCGPPLAPCGESEVQRVKRLSRTAATGITVAIVLTSSAICLIIIYIMLRIWCKWRKVSISNSDGSGGKEEDKWGFGNEKKMVGEYWKVNSMALVPSETAEMKKQKSASCYTTSK; encoded by the coding sequence ATGCATTTTGTAATGGGTGGCGTTGCAATGTCTCATTTCATACTGTTTCTTGCAATACTCCATTCCATTCTTGCTGTTGCTCCTGGTGATAATTCGAGAGACTCCAACCTTCTTCTGAGAATCAAGTCAGAACTCGTTGATCCATCAGGAGTTCTGAACAACTGGTCTCCAACAGCTCATATTTGCACTTGGAATGGCCTTGAATGTTCAAATGATCAGATGCATATTATTAGTCTGAACCTGTCTGGATCAGGACTATCAGGTCCCATCCCACATGAGCTTTGGAACCTCACTTCAATCCAAACACTTGATTTGTCTTCAAATTCCTTCATCGGCTCACTTCCTCCTGAGCTCGGCCAGCTTCAAAATCTTGAAGCACTTCTCCTATACTCCAATTTTCTGTCTGGTGAGATTCCTGAGGAAATAGGTGCTTTGAAGAACATGCGAGTTCTAAGAGTAGGAGATAACTTTATATCAGGTGAGATCCCACCAAGCATTGGCAACTTGACTGAGTTGAGAGTGTTGGCGCTCGCCTATTGCCAATTAAATGGAAGCATTCCAGTTGAAATTGGTAAGTTGAAGCATCTACAATCTCTTGACTTGCAGAACAATAGTCTCAGTGGTCTCATACCAGAAGAGATTCGTGGCTGCAAAGAGCTTGTGAACTTTGCAGCATCAAACAACAAGCTTGAAGGAGACATCCCTTTGTTGGGATCGCTTGAATCACTGCAAATTCTGAACCTGGCCAACAATAGCCTTTCTGGATCAATTCCTACTGCATTAAGTCAGCTACGCAATTTGAAGTACTTGAATCTGCTTGGAAACAGATTGAGTGGCGCCATTCCTTCGGAGCTTAACCAGTTGGTTCAACTTGAGATGCTTGACTTTTCAATGAACAATCTCTCAGGAAGCATACAACTTCTCAGCACACAATTGAAGAATCTTGCAGCTTTGGTTCTGTCTGATAATGCTTTGACAGGTAACATTCCAAGCAACTTCTGCCTCAGCAGTTCTTCAAATCTTCGACAACTTCTTCTGGCTCGAAACAAGCTCTCTGGACAGTTTCCTTTAGCAGTACTGAGCTGTTCCTCGCTCCAACAGCTCGATCTTTCAGAAAACCATTTTGTAGGGGAACTACCTACTTCCCTGGACAAACTAGGGAATCTCACTGATCTTGTGCTGAACAATAACAACTTCACAGGAACTCTACTTCCTGAAATCGGAAACTTGAGTTCCTTGGAAAACCTGTTTCTGTTTGACAACATGATCACAGGTGGAATTCCAGTGGAGATAGGAAAGCTGCAAAGGCTGAAAGCCATCTACCTTTACGACAACCAGATGTCAGGACCGATACCAAGTGAGTTAACCAACTGCTCAAGCTTGACAGCAATTGATTTCTTTGGTAACCATTTCTCAGGCTCCATCCCAGCCACAATTGGAAAACTCAAGAATCTTGTTGTCCTCCAGCTGAGGCAGAATGACTTGTCAGGTCCTATACCACCAAGCTTAGGCTACTGCAGAAGCCTTCAGTTATTGGCCTTAGCTGATAACAAGCTCTCAGGAACATTGCCACCCACATTCAGATTCATTTCACAACTAAGCACCATTACTCTCTACAACAATTCCTTCCAAGGCCCTCTTCCTCAATCTCTTTTCCTTCTCAAAAACCTCAAGAAAATAAATTTCTCTCACAATCGGTTTAGTGGAACCATCTTCCCTCTCTCTGGTTCAAGTTATCTGACTGCAATGGACTTGACCAACAATAGCTTTTCAGGTTCCATACCTTCTAGACTTTCCATGTGCAGAAACTTAACCCGTCTCCGCCTTGCACATAATCAACTCACTGGCACCCTGCCTTCTGAATTTGGCCAACTCACACAGCTCAACTTTCTTGACTTGTCATTCAACAACTTCACAGATGAAATCCCACCTCAATTGTCTTCTTGTAAGGAACTTGAGCATTTCTTGGTTAACAATAACCAATTCACAGGAGCAATACCTCCATGGTTAGGTAGCCTACAGGAACTAGGAGAACTAGACTTCTCATGCAACAACTTCCATGGAACAGTTCCTGCAAATCTCGGAAACTGTTCAAAACTACTCAAGCTTTCTCTGCATGACAACAGTCTCTCAAGTACTATCCCGGAGGAAATAGGGAATCTCTCTTCTCTGAATGTCCTAAATCTTCAGAAAAACAATTTTACGGGGTCAATTCCATCGACGATCCAGAACTGCAAGAAGCTATATGAACTGAGGCTCTCAGAAAACTTGTTGTCAGGCTTGATCCCTTATGAGCTAGGAGAGTTGACTGAGCTGCAAGTAATCCTGGATCTAAGCAGAAACTTGTTCTCTGGAGAAATCCCATCTTCTCTAGGAAATCTTATGAAGTTGGAGGAACTGAACCTCTCTTTCAATCAGCTCCAAGGAAAAGTCCCCACTTCACTTGGGAAGCTGACCAGTCTGCACATGTTAAACCTGTCAAATAATCATCTCGAGGGCCAAATCCCTTCAACCTTTTCAGGATTCCCACGGAGCTCCTTCTTAGGAAATGATCAGAAACTTTGCGGCCCACCGTTAGCACCGTGTGGGGAATCCGAGGTGCAGAGGGTAAAGCGCCTTTCGCGTACTGCAGCAACTGGTATTACAGTGGCCATTGTGTTGACATCCTCAGCAATATGCTTGATAATCATTTACATCATGCTGAGAATATGGTGCAAGTGGAGAAAAGTTTCTATTTCAAACTCAGATGGCTCTGGAGGAAAAGAAGAGGACAAATGGGGGTTTGGGAATGAGAAGAAGATGGTTGGTGAGTACTGGAAAGTGAATTCCATGGCGCTGGTGCCTTCGGAAACTGCAGAAATGAAGAAACAGAAAAGTGCATCGTGCTACACTACCTCAAAGTGA